A portion of the Equus quagga isolate Etosha38 chromosome 17, UCLA_HA_Equagga_1.0, whole genome shotgun sequence genome contains these proteins:
- the SCLY gene encoding selenocysteine lyase, giving the protein MEAVAAPNRDVRVRAASPPGGRGEKSQPERQVYMDYNATTPLEPEVIQAVTEAMREAWGNPSSAYPAGRKAKDIINAARENLAKMIGGKPQDIIFTSGGTESNNLVIHSVVKHFHEIHTSKGGAAESHSPAEGAMPHFITCTVEHDSIRLPLEHLAKEHVAAVTFVPVSKVNGQAEVDDILAAVRPTTCLVTIMLANNETGVIMPVPEISQRVRALNQRRATAGLPLILLHTDAAQALGKRRVDVEDLGVDFLTIVGHKFYGPRIGALYVRGLSELTPLYPMLFGGGQERNFRPGTENTPMIAGLGKAAELVAENCEAYEAHMRDVRDYLEERLLAEFGKKRIHLNSQFPGSERLPNTCNFSIRGPQLQGRLVLAQCRMLLASVGAACHSDLGDRPSPVLLSCGIPFDVARNALRLSVGRSTTRADVELVVQDLKQAVAQLEGQA; this is encoded by the exons ATGGAGGCGGTCGCTGCGCCGAACAGGGACGTGCGGGTGCGCGCGGCGAGTCCGCCCGGCGGCCGCGGAGAGAAGAGCCAGCCAGAGAG GCAAGTTTACATGGACTATAATGCCACCACCCCCCTGGAACCAGAAGTCATCCAGGCTGTGACCGAGGCCATGCGGGAAGCCTGGGGAAATCCCAGCAGTGCTTACCCAGCAG GTAGGAAGGCCAAGGATATCATCAACGCAGCTCGGGAAAACCTTGCGAAGATGATAGGCGGGAAACCTCAAGACATAATCTTCACTTCCGGGGGTACTGAG TCAAATAACTTAGTCATCCATTCTGTGGTGAAACACTTCCACGAAATCCACACCTCGAAGGGGGGCGCGGCTGAGAGCCACAGCCCGGCGGAGGGGGCCATGCCCCACTTCATCACCTGCACCGTGGAACACGACTCCATCCGTCTGCCCCTGGAGCACCTGGCGAAGGAGCACGTGGCCG CGGTCACCTTTGTCCCGGTGTCCAAGGTGAACGGGCAGGCAGAGGTCGATGACATCCTGGCGGCAGTCCGCCCCACCACGTGCCTGGTGACCATCATGCTGGCCAACAATGAGACGGGCGTCATCATG CCGGTCCCTGAGATCAGCCAGCGGGTCAGAGCCCTGAACCAGAGGCGGGCCACAGCCGGGCTGCCCCTCATCCTGCTGCACACGGACGCCGCGCAGGCCTTGGGGAAAAGGCGTGTGGACGTGGAAGACCTGGGCGTGGACTTCCTCACCATTGTGGGGCACAAG ttctacgGCCCCAGGATTGGAGCACTGTACGTCCGAGGGCTCAGCGAGCTCACCCCTCTGTACCCCATGCTGTTTGGAGGTGGCCAAGAGCGGAATTTCCGGCCCGG AACGGAGAACACCCCGATGATTGCCGGCCTCGGGAAG GCCGCGGAGCTGGTGGCAGAGAACTGCGAGGCTTACGAGGCCCACATGAGAGACGTCCGCGACTACCTGGAGGAGCGGCTGCTG gCTGAATTCGGTAAGAAGAGAATCCATCTGAACAGCCAGTTTCCAGGAAGTGAACGACTCCCCAACACGTGTAACTTTTCCATCCGGGGACCCCAGCTCCAAG GCCGCTTGGTGCTGGCACAGTGCAGGATGCTGCTGGCCAGCGTGGGGGCTGCATGCCACTCGGACCTCGGGGACCG GCCATCCCCGGTGCTGCTGAGCTGCGGCATCCCATTCGACGTGGCCAGGAACGCTCTCCGGCTCAGCGTGGGCCGCAGCACCACCAGGGCCGACGTGGAGCTCGTTGTGCAGGACCTGAAGCAGGCCGTGGCCCAGCTGGAGGGCCAGGCCTAG